From Pelmatolapia mariae isolate MD_Pm_ZW linkage group LG22, Pm_UMD_F_2, whole genome shotgun sequence, a single genomic window includes:
- the LOC134619727 gene encoding glyceraldehyde-3-phosphate dehydrogenase-like, whose translation MVKIGVNGFGRIGRLVTRAAVAGGKVEVVAINDPFIDLEYMAYMFKYDSTHGTWKHGEVKTEGGKLVIGNMHIMVFQERDPANIKWGDAGVDYVVESTGVFTTIEKASAHLKGGAKRVVISAPSADAPMFVMGVNHEKYNNSLTVVSNASCTTNCLAPLAKVINDNFGIVEGLMSTVHAVTATQKTVDGPSGKMWRDGRGASQNIIPASTGAAKAVGKVIPELNGKLTGMAFRVPTPNVSVVDLTVRLEKPAKYEDIKKTIKAAAEGPMKGILGYTEDQVVSTDFNSDPHSSIFDAGAGIALNDNFVKLVSWYDNEFGYSNRVCDLLVHMFSQE comes from the exons ATGGTGAAGATTGGAGTCAATGG ATTTGGACGTATTGGTCGTTTGGTGACCCGTGCTGCTGTTGCAGGTGGTAAGGTTGAGGTTGTAGCCATCAACGATCCCTTCATTGACCTGGAATACATG GCCTACATGTTCAAGTACGACTCCACTCACGGCACTTGGAAGCACGGAGAGGTGAAGACTGAGGGTGGCAAGCTGGTCATCGGTAACATGCACATCATGGTCTTCCAAGA GAGGGACCCCGCCAACATCAAGTGGGGTGATGCTGGTGTGGACTATGTTGTAGAGTCCACTGGTGTCTTTACCACCATTGAGAAGGCTTCT GCTCATCTGAAGGGTGGAGCTAAGAGGGTGGTGATCTCTGCTCCCAGTGCTGATGCACCAATGTTTGTCATGGGTGTCAACCACGAAAAGTACAACAACTCATTGACGGTTGTCAG CAATGCTTCCTGCACCACCAACTGCCTGGCTCCCCTCGCCAAGGTCATAAACGACAACTTTGGCATCGTGGAAGGTCTCATG AGCACAGTCCACGCTGTCACTGCCACACAGAAGACTGTTGACGGGCCCTCTGGTAAAATGTGGAGAGATGGCCGTGGTGCCTCCCAGAACATCATCCCTGCCTCCACTGGAGCCGCCAAGGCTGTCGGCAAGGTCATCCCTGAGCTGAACGG TAAACTGACGGGTATGGCTTTCCGTGTGCCCACCCCCAACGTGTCCGTCGTTGACCTTACTGTCCGACTGGAGAAGCCT GCAAAGTATGAAGACATAAAGAAAACTATCAAAGCTGCTGCTGAGGGACCCATGAAGGGAATTCTGGGATACACAGAGGACCAG GTTGTATCCACAGACTTCAACAGTGACCCTCACTCGTCAATCTTTGATGCTGGAGCTGGCATTGCACTCAACGACAACTTTGTCAAGCTGGTTTCATG GTACGATAATGAGTTTGgctacagcaaccgtgtgtgtgACCTGCTCGTGCACATGTTCTCTCAGGAGTGA
- the iffo1a gene encoding non-homologous end joining factor IFFO1 isoform X2, with protein MPDFEHFRFSYSSMNPVLEESGFLAPQQQHPQMPSQTDSAIPDPGYFLGDHGRFGLDGLSGLDLGALPPSGLAYLHLSSPLHRVPPAATALRNDLGSNISVLKTLNLRFRCFLAKVHELERRNKVLEKQLQQALEGNSGGDGHQKPLTKDMGVQTGFIGPIPARPGFIPLLNANNSAYLPGGLLSPTLNPPPLFDNKYLSTDSNSNLTTSGFSISPALSPMDPTKTITNINEKYSTHTGTNTSNAPPPPPPPPPRFLPGTIWSFNHTRRFGTGRESCVTGPGVSWTHPDGVGVQIDTITPEIRALYNVLAKVKRERDEYKRRWEEEYTARMDLQEKVAELEEDLQESEVCQDELALRVKRLKEELVLFKGLVSNNLSDLDTKIQEKAMKVDMDICRRIDITARLCDVAQQRNCEDMNHIFQVPTPPSTLSRRVRKHSGQSSKGGDGDELSVSESEGGGAKSEDSCSTSANQINEQMQKMLNQLRECEFEDDCDSLAWEETEETLLLWEDFPGYTLGVEPQGEDESIEEVIKDTESLFKSREKEYQDTIDQIELELATAKSDMNRHLHEYMEMCSMKRGLDVQMETCRRLITQSGDRKSTSLISLTVDDSDSEEKDRKKPALPADSEISDSCCDVNAAIPPLTWRKP; from the exons ATGCCGGATTTCGAGCACTTCAGATTTTCCTACTCTAGTATGAATCCGGTCCTGGAGGAGAGCGGTTTCCTGGCCCCGCAGCAGCAACATCCCCAAATGCCGAGCCAAACAGATTCCGCAATCCCAGACCCGGGCTACTTCCTGGGGGACCACGGCAGGTTCGGGCTTGATGGGTTGTCCGGGCTGGACCTGGGCGCTCTGCCACCGTCGGGCCTCGCCTACCTGCACCTGAGCAGCCCCTTGCACCGCGTCCCCCCGGCGGCCACGGCTCTGCGCAACGACCTGGGCTCCAACATCAGCGTGCTGAAGACCCTGAACCTGCGCTTCCGCTGCTTTCTGGCCAAAGTGCACGAGCTGGAGCGCAGGAACAAGGTGCTGgagaagcagctgcagcaggcTTTGGAGGGCAATAGCGGGGGCGATGGACACCAGAAGCCCCTCACTAAAGACATGGGAGTCCAGACCGGATTCATCGGGCCTATCCCTGCAAGGCCGGGTTTCATCCCGCTCCTCAACGCCAACAATTCTGCCTACCTGCCCGGAGGCCTCCTCTCCCCCACTTTGAACCCCCCTCCTCTGTTTGACAACAAATACCTGAGCACGGATTCAAACTCCAACCTCACCACCTCCGGCTTCTCCATCAGCCCGGCTCTGAGTCCCATGGACCCAACCAAAACCATCACCAACATCAACGAGAAGTACTCCACCCACACCGGGACAAACACCTCCAACGCTCCCCCACCTCCCCCTCCTCCGCCACCTCGCTTCCTCCCCGGGACGATCTGGTCTTTCAACCACACCCGCCGCTTTGGCACCGGGAGGGAGTCGTGCGTCACGGGGCCCGGGGTCTCCTGGACGCACCCGGACGGTGTTGGAGTCCAGATCGACACCATCACGCCGGAGATCAGGGCTCTGTACAACGTGCTGGCCAAAGTGAAGAGAGAAAGGGATGAATATAAGAGGAG ATGGGAGGAAGAGTACACAGCCAGAATGGACCTGCAGGAGAAGGTGGCTGAACTCGAGGAG GACCTGCAGGAGAGCGAGGTGTGTCAGGACGAGCTGGCTCTGAGGGTGAAGCGGCTGAAAGAGGAGCTCGTTCTCTTCAAAGGACTCGTCAGCAAC AACCTGTCAGATCTGGACACTAAAATCCAGGAAAAGGCCATGAAGGTGGACATGGATATCTGCCGCCGGATTGACATCACCGCCCGCCTCTGTGACGTTGCCCAGCAGAGGAACTGCGAGGACATGAATCACATCTTTCAG GTGCCCACGCCGCCCTCCACTTTGAGCCGACGGGTCAGAAAACACAGCGGGCAGTCATCGAAGGGCGGGGACGGAGACGAGCTCAGCGTGTCGGAGAGCGAGGGAGGTGGGGCCAAAAGCGAGGATTCGTGCAGCACGTCGGCCAATCAGATTAATGAGCAGATGCAGAAGATGCTAAACCAGCT gagggaGTGTGAGTTTGAGGATGACTGTGACAGTCTGGCCTGGGAGGAAACTGAAGAAACTCTTCTGCTGTGGGAAGATTTTCCAGGATACACACTGGGAGTGGAACCACAAGgagag GATGAGTCCATTGAGGAAGTGATCAAAGACACGGAGTCTCTGTTCAAATCCAGAGAGAAGGAATACCAGGACACCATCGACCAGATAGAG CTGGAACTGGCCACAGCGAAGAGCGACATGAACCGCCACCTGCACGAGTACATGGAGATGTGTTCAATGAAGAGAGGCCTGGATGTCCAGATGGAGACCTGCAGGAGGCTCATCACACAGAGCGGAGacag GAAGTCCACCTCGCTCATCTCGCTGACGGTGGATGACTCTGACAGCGAGGAGAAGGACAGGAAGAAGCCGGCGCTGCCCGCCGACTCAGAGATCAGCGACTCCTGCTGCGACGTCAACGCCGCCATCCCACCTCTGACCTGGAGGAAACCCTAA
- the iffo1a gene encoding non-homologous end joining factor IFFO1 isoform X1 gives MPDFEHFRFSYSSMNPVLEESGFLAPQQQHPQMPSQTDSAIPDPGYFLGDHGRFGLDGLSGLDLGALPPSGLAYLHLSSPLHRVPPAATALRNDLGSNISVLKTLNLRFRCFLAKVHELERRNKVLEKQLQQALEGNSGGDGHQKPLTKDMGVQTGFIGPIPARPGFIPLLNANNSAYLPGGLLSPTLNPPPLFDNKYLSTDSNSNLTTSGFSISPALSPMDPTKTITNINEKYSTHTGTNTSNAPPPPPPPPPRFLPGTIWSFNHTRRFGTGRESCVTGPGVSWTHPDGVGVQIDTITPEIRALYNVLAKVKRERDEYKRRWEEEYTARMDLQEKVAELEEDLQESEVCQDELALRVKRLKEELVLFKGLVSNNLSDLDTKIQEKAMKVDMDICRRIDITARLCDVAQQRNCEDMNHIFQQVPTPPSTLSRRVRKHSGQSSKGGDGDELSVSESEGGGAKSEDSCSTSANQINEQMQKMLNQLRECEFEDDCDSLAWEETEETLLLWEDFPGYTLGVEPQGEDESIEEVIKDTESLFKSREKEYQDTIDQIELELATAKSDMNRHLHEYMEMCSMKRGLDVQMETCRRLITQSGDRKSTSLISLTVDDSDSEEKDRKKPALPADSEISDSCCDVNAAIPPLTWRKP, from the exons ATGCCGGATTTCGAGCACTTCAGATTTTCCTACTCTAGTATGAATCCGGTCCTGGAGGAGAGCGGTTTCCTGGCCCCGCAGCAGCAACATCCCCAAATGCCGAGCCAAACAGATTCCGCAATCCCAGACCCGGGCTACTTCCTGGGGGACCACGGCAGGTTCGGGCTTGATGGGTTGTCCGGGCTGGACCTGGGCGCTCTGCCACCGTCGGGCCTCGCCTACCTGCACCTGAGCAGCCCCTTGCACCGCGTCCCCCCGGCGGCCACGGCTCTGCGCAACGACCTGGGCTCCAACATCAGCGTGCTGAAGACCCTGAACCTGCGCTTCCGCTGCTTTCTGGCCAAAGTGCACGAGCTGGAGCGCAGGAACAAGGTGCTGgagaagcagctgcagcaggcTTTGGAGGGCAATAGCGGGGGCGATGGACACCAGAAGCCCCTCACTAAAGACATGGGAGTCCAGACCGGATTCATCGGGCCTATCCCTGCAAGGCCGGGTTTCATCCCGCTCCTCAACGCCAACAATTCTGCCTACCTGCCCGGAGGCCTCCTCTCCCCCACTTTGAACCCCCCTCCTCTGTTTGACAACAAATACCTGAGCACGGATTCAAACTCCAACCTCACCACCTCCGGCTTCTCCATCAGCCCGGCTCTGAGTCCCATGGACCCAACCAAAACCATCACCAACATCAACGAGAAGTACTCCACCCACACCGGGACAAACACCTCCAACGCTCCCCCACCTCCCCCTCCTCCGCCACCTCGCTTCCTCCCCGGGACGATCTGGTCTTTCAACCACACCCGCCGCTTTGGCACCGGGAGGGAGTCGTGCGTCACGGGGCCCGGGGTCTCCTGGACGCACCCGGACGGTGTTGGAGTCCAGATCGACACCATCACGCCGGAGATCAGGGCTCTGTACAACGTGCTGGCCAAAGTGAAGAGAGAAAGGGATGAATATAAGAGGAG ATGGGAGGAAGAGTACACAGCCAGAATGGACCTGCAGGAGAAGGTGGCTGAACTCGAGGAG GACCTGCAGGAGAGCGAGGTGTGTCAGGACGAGCTGGCTCTGAGGGTGAAGCGGCTGAAAGAGGAGCTCGTTCTCTTCAAAGGACTCGTCAGCAAC AACCTGTCAGATCTGGACACTAAAATCCAGGAAAAGGCCATGAAGGTGGACATGGATATCTGCCGCCGGATTGACATCACCGCCCGCCTCTGTGACGTTGCCCAGCAGAGGAACTGCGAGGACATGAATCACATCTTTCAG CAGGTGCCCACGCCGCCCTCCACTTTGAGCCGACGGGTCAGAAAACACAGCGGGCAGTCATCGAAGGGCGGGGACGGAGACGAGCTCAGCGTGTCGGAGAGCGAGGGAGGTGGGGCCAAAAGCGAGGATTCGTGCAGCACGTCGGCCAATCAGATTAATGAGCAGATGCAGAAGATGCTAAACCAGCT gagggaGTGTGAGTTTGAGGATGACTGTGACAGTCTGGCCTGGGAGGAAACTGAAGAAACTCTTCTGCTGTGGGAAGATTTTCCAGGATACACACTGGGAGTGGAACCACAAGgagag GATGAGTCCATTGAGGAAGTGATCAAAGACACGGAGTCTCTGTTCAAATCCAGAGAGAAGGAATACCAGGACACCATCGACCAGATAGAG CTGGAACTGGCCACAGCGAAGAGCGACATGAACCGCCACCTGCACGAGTACATGGAGATGTGTTCAATGAAGAGAGGCCTGGATGTCCAGATGGAGACCTGCAGGAGGCTCATCACACAGAGCGGAGacag GAAGTCCACCTCGCTCATCTCGCTGACGGTGGATGACTCTGACAGCGAGGAGAAGGACAGGAAGAAGCCGGCGCTGCCCGCCGACTCAGAGATCAGCGACTCCTGCTGCGACGTCAACGCCGCCATCCCACCTCTGACCTGGAGGAAACCCTAA